From the genome of Metabacillus schmidteae, one region includes:
- a CDS encoding LTA synthase family protein, translating to MFKKLVNKYSFLFIAAMIMWVKTYVVYQTSFDIKIENPMQAFILFLNPLSFFLLIFGLGLFMKQRARNIYIIVVSTIGTIMLIANMMFYNFFNDFLTIPVLFQSSNMGDLGSSIEELVKPSYFLLFVDIIFLIWLARKYKNKVINAVTIKERVAYFLLVCAVFMFNLGLAEVQRPQLLTRSFDREMLVKNIGIFNFHIYDAILQSRTTAQRALADSDELTNIQNYIKANKKAPNEELFGIAEGRNVIFVSMESTQSFVVNETLNGEEITPFLNDFIQESYYFDNFYHQTEQGKTSDSEFLTANSLYPLGRGAVFFTNSNNEYNATPEILKEHNYYSATFHANNASFWNRDIMYNSFGVDHFYDIDSYEVTAKNSVGWGLKDKEYFEQSVDLMKELPQPFYSYFITLTNHFPFELGEEDRFIDEFDSNSGTLNRFFPTVRYQDEALKRFIEKLKESGLYENSIIVLMGDHYGISENHNKAMAKFLEKDEITPYDSVQLQRVPFLIHMPGITDQNPKLISDISGQIDVKPTLLHLLGIDTSDMIHFGNDLFSPERNPFAVLRNGSFITEDYISVSDVCYDRETGDIVDGEETCDLYAEKAHNELSFSDKIIYGDLLRFYNEE from the coding sequence ATGTTCAAGAAATTAGTAAATAAATATTCTTTCTTATTTATTGCCGCAATGATTATGTGGGTGAAAACGTATGTTGTTTATCAAACAAGCTTTGATATCAAAATAGAAAATCCTATGCAGGCTTTTATATTATTTCTAAATCCACTAAGTTTCTTTTTACTTATTTTTGGATTAGGTCTTTTTATGAAACAGAGAGCAAGAAATATTTATATTATTGTCGTGAGTACAATAGGTACGATTATGTTGATTGCCAACATGATGTTTTACAACTTTTTTAATGATTTTTTAACGATTCCTGTACTCTTTCAATCTAGTAATATGGGAGATTTGGGAAGTAGTATTGAAGAGTTGGTAAAGCCAAGTTACTTTCTATTGTTTGTAGATATCATCTTTTTGATTTGGTTAGCTAGAAAATATAAAAACAAAGTGATTAATGCAGTGACTATAAAAGAAAGAGTTGCTTATTTCTTACTAGTTTGTGCGGTATTTATGTTTAATTTGGGACTAGCTGAAGTACAGCGTCCTCAACTTTTAACTCGTTCCTTTGATAGAGAGATGCTGGTGAAAAATATAGGTATATTTAATTTTCACATTTATGATGCTATTTTACAGTCAAGAACAACTGCCCAAAGGGCACTTGCGGATAGTGACGAGCTAACAAATATTCAAAACTATATTAAAGCAAATAAAAAAGCACCAAATGAAGAACTGTTTGGAATTGCAGAAGGGCGTAATGTGATTTTTGTTTCGATGGAATCGACCCAGAGCTTTGTGGTGAATGAAACATTGAATGGTGAGGAAATTACACCGTTTTTAAATGACTTTATTCAAGAAAGCTATTACTTTGACAATTTCTATCATCAAACGGAACAGGGGAAGACGTCTGATTCAGAATTTCTGACAGCAAATTCACTGTATCCACTTGGAAGAGGTGCAGTATTTTTCACAAATAGTAACAATGAGTATAATGCTACTCCTGAAATCCTAAAGGAGCATAACTATTACTCAGCTACTTTTCATGCGAATAATGCAAGCTTTTGGAATCGGGATATTATGTATAATTCATTTGGTGTTGACCATTTTTATGATATAGATAGCTATGAAGTAACAGCTAAAAATTCAGTTGGTTGGGGTTTAAAGGATAAAGAGTATTTTGAACAATCAGTTGATCTAATGAAAGAACTACCACAACCGTTTTACAGCTACTTTATCACGTTAACAAATCATTTTCCTTTTGAGTTAGGGGAAGAAGATAGATTCATAGATGAATTTGATTCAAATAGTGGAACTCTAAACAGATTTTTTCCAACAGTACGTTATCAAGATGAAGCATTAAAGAGATTTATTGAGAAATTAAAAGAGTCAGGTCTTTATGAGAATTCGATTATTGTGTTAATGGGGGACCATTATGGCATCTCTGAAAACCACAATAAAGCGATGGCTAAGTTTTTAGAAAAAGACGAAATTACACCGTATGATTCTGTACAATTGCAACGAGTACCATTCTTAATTCATATGCCAGGTATAACAGATCAGAATCCTAAATTAATCTCAGATATTTCAGGACAAATTGATGTGAAACCTACTTTATTACATTTGTTGGGTATTGATACAAGTGACATGATTCACTTTGGAAATGATTTATTCTCACCTGAGAGAAATCCTTTTGCAGTATTGCGAAATGGAAGCTTTATAACCGAAGATTATATCTCTGTATCTGATGTCTGTTATGACCGAGAAACAGGTGATATTGTTGACGGTGAGGAAACATGTGATCTTTATGCAGAAAAGGCTCACAATGAGTTAAGTTTTTCGGATAAGATTATCTATGGAGACTTATTGAGGTTTTATAATGAAGAATAA
- a CDS encoding SulP family inorganic anion transporter gives MDSNTIKYSWFGNIRGDVLAGIVVALALIPEAIAFSIIAGVDPMVGLYASFCIAVTIAFVGGRPGMISAATGATALLMVTLVADYGLQYLLAATILTGILQIIMGVLKLGRLMKFVPRSVMTGFVNALAILIFTSQLPHFVGESWQMFAMVAGALAIIYLLPRFTKVIPSPLVAIIVITLIAVMTGSGVRTVGDMGELTQALPIFLLPDIPLNFETLQIIFPYSLSIAIVGLVESLLTAQIVDDMTDTGSDKNKEARGQGIANIVSGFFGGMAGCAMIGQSVINVKSGGRGRLSALVAGVFLMVLILLLNDFLVQIPMAALVGVMIMVSIGTFDWSSLKTLHKVPLTDTLVMIVTVITVIMTHDLSKGVLVGIILSAIFFAAKISKVKITTLSSGQSGKKIYRVSGQLFFASVTDFVESFDYKEDVKEVDLDLTNAHLWDDSAVGAIDKIVIKYHQNGVRVNLIGLNTESDKLLEKIAVHNKPGGLNKVANH, from the coding sequence TTGGATTCAAATACAATTAAATATTCGTGGTTTGGAAATATCAGAGGTGATGTATTAGCCGGTATTGTTGTGGCACTTGCTTTAATTCCTGAAGCAATTGCTTTTTCAATTATAGCGGGTGTAGATCCTATGGTTGGTTTATATGCATCGTTTTGTATTGCTGTAACGATAGCATTCGTTGGAGGGCGTCCCGGCATGATTTCCGCTGCAACAGGGGCAACTGCCCTCTTGATGGTAACCTTGGTTGCTGATTATGGACTTCAATACTTATTAGCAGCAACTATTTTAACCGGAATTCTTCAAATTATCATGGGTGTTTTAAAATTGGGAAGGCTAATGAAATTTGTGCCTCGTTCAGTGATGACAGGTTTTGTAAATGCACTAGCTATTCTTATCTTTACGTCACAATTACCTCATTTTGTAGGGGAATCATGGCAGATGTTTGCAATGGTAGCAGGAGCACTTGCTATTATTTACTTATTACCGCGCTTCACAAAGGTTATTCCGTCTCCATTAGTTGCTATCATTGTGATTACTCTTATCGCAGTTATGACGGGAAGCGGTGTGAGGACTGTAGGGGATATGGGTGAGTTAACCCAGGCATTACCAATCTTCTTATTACCTGATATTCCTTTAAACTTTGAAACGTTACAAATCATTTTCCCTTACTCTTTATCTATTGCGATTGTTGGTTTAGTAGAGTCTTTACTAACTGCTCAAATTGTCGATGATATGACAGATACCGGTAGTGATAAGAACAAAGAAGCACGTGGTCAAGGGATTGCTAACATCGTCTCAGGTTTCTTTGGTGGTATGGCAGGTTGCGCCATGATTGGCCAATCGGTTATTAACGTCAAGTCAGGTGGTAGAGGTAGATTATCAGCGTTGGTCGCAGGTGTCTTCCTAATGGTTCTGATCCTGTTATTAAATGATTTCCTTGTGCAAATTCCAATGGCTGCTCTTGTAGGGGTCATGATAATGGTATCAATCGGAACATTTGATTGGTCATCATTAAAAACACTGCATAAGGTACCTTTAACTGATACATTAGTTATGATTGTAACAGTTATCACTGTTATTATGACGCATGATTTATCCAAAGGAGTGCTTGTTGGAATTATCCTGAGTGCTATTTTCTTTGCGGCTAAGATATCTAAAGTGAAGATTACGACTTTGTCTTCAGGTCAATCTGGGAAAAAGATCTACCGGGTGTCTGGTCAGCTGTTTTTTGCCTCCGTTACCGATTTTGTTGAAAGCTTTGATTATAAAGAGGATGTAAAAGAGGTTGATTTAGATTTAACAAATGCTCATTTATGGGATGATTCGGCAGTAGGAGCCATTGATAAAATTGTTATAAAATACCATCAAAATGGTGTGAGAGTTAACTTGATTGGTTTAAATACTGAAAGCGATAAGCTATTAGAAAAAATTGCTGTTCATAATAAACCAGGCGGTCTTAATAAAGTAGCGAATCATTAA
- a CDS encoding MFS transporter: protein MNGRKGNGIKTPFFYGWMIVAVGALGVFFSGPGQTYSNAIFIDYYINDFGWSRSLVSTIYSIATLAAGLLMMVVGKYIDKYGQRFFMIFVTILLALACFWNSFVTNIVMLAIGFFMIRLFGQGSMTLLPNTLIPQWFIEKRGRAFSFMAIGGFLSSALFPIINLWAIDLWGWEITWRFWGVLLLIIFLPIVVVFVKNKPEDVGLTPDNKVALKEPEGGSDKNKVVYESSWTLAEAKKTRTFWFLLCCVGIPSMVNTGLTFHLVSIFGENDLSPQLAATVLSAMALVGFPITFLSGFILERIEANYMLFLTFIGEILVLILAITADSFFLALLFGVLWGFFAGIERIALNVIWPNFFGREHIGSIKGLAMSITVIGSAFGPLPFGIAFDLFNGYNEILYATMIFPLVGCLLAWKATKPSKEHNEKNLTSA, encoded by the coding sequence TTGAATGGAAGGAAAGGAAACGGAATAAAGACACCATTTTTTTATGGATGGATGATAGTTGCAGTAGGAGCGTTAGGAGTATTTTTTTCCGGACCAGGTCAAACATATTCCAATGCTATATTTATTGATTACTATATAAATGACTTTGGTTGGAGTCGGTCTTTGGTTTCTACAATTTACTCGATCGCAACCTTAGCAGCAGGATTGTTAATGATGGTAGTAGGTAAGTATATTGACAAATATGGTCAAAGATTTTTTATGATTTTTGTCACAATTTTACTTGCGTTAGCTTGCTTTTGGAATAGCTTTGTTACAAATATTGTGATGTTAGCAATAGGCTTTTTTATGATTCGATTGTTTGGTCAGGGATCAATGACACTCTTACCTAATACCCTAATTCCTCAATGGTTTATCGAAAAACGCGGTAGGGCATTTAGCTTTATGGCAATAGGAGGATTCTTAAGCTCGGCACTGTTTCCAATTATTAATCTATGGGCCATTGACCTGTGGGGCTGGGAAATAACATGGAGATTCTGGGGAGTTCTTTTACTCATTATCTTTTTACCTATTGTTGTTGTCTTTGTGAAAAATAAACCAGAGGATGTAGGGTTAACACCTGATAATAAGGTAGCCTTGAAGGAACCAGAGGGTGGATCTGATAAAAATAAAGTCGTTTATGAAAGTAGTTGGACGTTAGCTGAAGCAAAGAAAACGAGAACATTTTGGTTTTTATTATGCTGTGTAGGAATTCCTTCTATGGTGAACACAGGATTGACTTTTCATTTGGTTTCAATATTTGGTGAAAATGACCTTTCTCCACAGCTTGCAGCTACTGTTCTTAGTGCAATGGCTTTAGTTGGATTTCCAATAACTTTTCTTTCAGGTTTCATTTTAGAAAGAATCGAAGCAAATTATATGTTATTTCTTACGTTCATTGGAGAAATTCTTGTTTTAATCCTTGCAATAACAGCAGATTCCTTTTTTCTAGCTCTATTGTTCGGGGTGTTGTGGGGCTTTTTTGCCGGAATTGAAAGAATTGCTTTGAATGTTATTTGGCCTAATTTTTTTGGTAGAGAACATATTGGAAGTATCAAAGGGCTTGCTATGTCAATCACTGTCATAGGTTCTGCATTTGGCCCATTACCGTTCGGAATCGCATTTGATCTTTTTAATGGCTACAATGAAATTCTTTATGCAACTATGATCTTTCCTTTAGTTGGTTGTTTGCTGGCTTGGAAAGCAACAAAACCTTCTAAAGAGCATAATGAAAAAAATCTTACTAGTGCGTAA
- a CDS encoding IS110 family RNA-guided transposase codes for MDFKQNQKINQVTEQTLVVGIDIAKRKHFACFVDDRGRVLQKSFSVLQSGDGFQRFYQRILDAMKDFGKTEVIVGIEPTGHYWLNLAYFLEERGIPLVMTNPMHVKRSKELDDNLPTKHDRKDALVIARLIKDGRFSYPRILKDMEAELRVGSTFRSKLTEELGAVKNMIIRWLDRYFPEFTQVFPSFGKMAMAVLECTPFPADLHQKQPDEVLAIYRQVEGLKSPQRPKAVRLIEVASNSIGVTEGREMARIEIATLVRRYHQLEQEIESITQHLVELVKTSVEYEWLSTVPGLGDTTIVDLLAEIGSFSHYEDPRQLIKLAGLTLRENSSGQHKGQKRISKRGRRKLRALLFRVMMPMVRHNDAFRRLHEYYTNRKDNPLRKKQSIVVLCGKLLKVLHGISTKHKAFDAKRMMKDIPGLAEAM; via the coding sequence ATGGATTTTAAACAAAACCAGAAAATAAATCAAGTCACCGAACAAACACTCGTAGTAGGAATCGATATTGCCAAGCGGAAACACTTCGCCTGCTTTGTCGATGACCGTGGGCGTGTGCTCCAAAAATCTTTCTCGGTATTACAGTCTGGCGACGGTTTTCAGAGATTTTATCAGCGTATTTTGGATGCCATGAAAGACTTCGGAAAAACGGAAGTCATAGTTGGGATTGAACCAACAGGGCATTACTGGCTTAACCTGGCCTATTTCCTTGAGGAACGAGGCATCCCCCTAGTCATGACCAATCCTATGCACGTCAAGCGATCAAAGGAGCTGGATGACAACCTGCCAACCAAACATGACCGTAAGGATGCACTAGTCATCGCTCGCTTGATCAAAGATGGGCGCTTCAGCTATCCTCGCATCCTAAAGGACATGGAGGCTGAACTCCGTGTGGGTTCAACATTTAGAAGCAAGTTGACAGAGGAGCTGGGAGCCGTTAAAAACATGATCATTCGCTGGCTGGACCGTTATTTCCCTGAGTTCACCCAGGTCTTTCCGTCATTCGGGAAGATGGCAATGGCTGTCCTGGAATGCACTCCATTTCCGGCTGATCTTCACCAAAAACAGCCGGATGAGGTATTGGCAATTTACCGTCAGGTGGAGGGGCTCAAATCCCCCCAACGGCCAAAAGCAGTACGACTCATTGAAGTTGCTTCTAACTCCATCGGAGTTACAGAGGGACGGGAGATGGCCCGTATAGAAATTGCCACTCTCGTTCGCCGTTACCACCAGTTGGAACAGGAGATTGAAAGCATTACGCAGCACCTGGTCGAGCTTGTTAAAACATCAGTAGAATATGAATGGCTCTCAACGGTACCTGGACTTGGAGATACGACCATTGTTGATTTACTAGCTGAAATCGGAAGCTTCTCACACTACGAAGATCCACGCCAACTCATCAAACTCGCGGGATTGACATTACGGGAAAACTCCTCCGGTCAGCACAAAGGACAAAAGAGAATCTCTAAACGGGGCAGGAGAAAGCTACGCGCCCTCCTATTCCGAGTCATGATGCCGATGGTTCGCCATAACGATGCCTTTAGAAGGCTGCATGAATATTACACAAACCGTAAGGATAATCCGTTACGCAAGAAGCAATCCATCGTGGTACTATGCGGGAAACTCTTAAAAGTTCTTCATGGGATCAGCACGAAGCACAAAGCGTTTGACGCAAAGCGAATGATGAAGGATATTCCTGGCCTCGCAGAGGCTATGTAA